The genomic stretch AGCATAAAAATGGAGCtatcatatgtttaaaaaaattattttctttcactttgtttcaaaatatgttattttatggaCTGACCTtgtataagaataaaacaaactCAATCTACCCCTACACATTCCCATGAAATATGAGTGTAGACTTGATGGGTTAGACATTCCTAAAAGTCAAATCTTGGTTACAGCACTGATTTTAGAGAAGAGGGACAAGTCTTCATATCCTGAACTGACTCCCTGAATAAGAAGATCGGTTTCATTTCACATGTGAATGAAACCGAGTGAACATTGCAAAAGCAAATATGTCACTCACCATTAACAGCATGCCTCCATTATCTTCTACATCTTTGGTTTCGTTGTACAGAGCAATAGCCTTCTCCTTGCCCAACACCAGTACAACATTTACTGGAACAAAACACATTTCACtaagttatttgtaatttttttaatatgaaaggcTCCAATTGTTAACTATACCTTTTcccacatttatttaaataccaataatgAACCACTGCCAATAATTAATGGGTGTCAAAGGTctcaacaatatttaaataaatttaagcttGGCATAGTCAGCGTTTATGTATGCCAAGCCTACCTTTAGATCCGAAATGTTAGAATGAACTCCTTCAGTGCAAATATTTTACTAGACACTGAAAAGTGTGTAGAATGCAACAATACCGACTGAATCATgactaaacaaaatatacaatattactaCAACCTATTTACagagtattattataatttttgttgtaagaAGACTACTCAAAAATCCAAATATAGACAATACGAAAACTCTGATTTTCCCAAATTAGTctctaacaaatatatttaattattttctcccTAATACAATACACTTATTTGAAGTCAGAcaagcatatttattttttatcactcacttaaacttaataattgtttgttttgaatacattaatTTGGTTGTAACCTAAAACACTGTGTTTCAATACAGTAAAATCCTTGTTAACCAAACTCGAGTCGACTCCAAACAGTTCCATGAATGATAACGTGTATATAAATAACCGAGCAAAATAGTTAGTTTGTATTCAACACCAGAACTCTGGGTCAACCTCTGTAACTAGGCTACATAGCACCTTCAATGTACACAAAAGCCCCTATCCCTGCCAGACAGCACTCACCACCGTGCAGTCTACTCGCTTCACTGCTATTAGTCATCTTCCACAATCAATCAATGAGTATTGCGGAGACATAATTTACATGTATAGCTAAAGTCCATAATTAGAGTTCAGAgctaaaattatgtaaattctcaccaattaggaTCACACTCAAATatacaattcaacattcatgGATCTTTCATCCATTTGCCAATTTTCCCCGTACAGCGCTGAAGTCAATCTCCTGATTGGGTGATCTCCAGTAAAATGCCAAAAActctgtaaaattataaaatgcttgtgttGGTTGCGGGGGGTAAGGGTTGTTGTTTGGGAGGGCAGATGTTTGTGACCAttgttctgtgtctaccagttcggtagtttcccctgcctctggtctcatatgaGCGGATGTCTTGGCCGattgtcatggcacatttagacatacagaacagttgtttcaaaaatgtagacTCTTATGGTCCTTCAGAAGCGGGTGATAAGAGTAATGGCTGGCATTACACCGCGAGACAGCTGTAGAGAAGCCTACAAAGACCTAAAGATACTCACTGTGACAgctctctacattcttgaggtcATCCTAACGCTCATAGTCTCAACTTTTGACTCGAAACAACCGTCATGGAAGGGAAACCAGGCATGGGCATAACTTCAATTTACCAGCTCACAGAACTGCACTATTTTCCAAAAAACCATCTTATGCTGGAGCTAAGCTGTTCAACGCTCTCCCAACCCAGCTCAAGCAACTGGAGGAAAGCAAGTTGAAAAGAGGACTGCGCTGCTGGCTTATGGAGAAGTCGATTTACACCATTGGCAAGTTTCTGGAGAGGGCAATTGAACACtaaaccataatttattacttttttattttatgttgtgtgatGCCTGTTCTAAACTTGACATTTGTGAATAAAGTTTTCTGTATTGTATAttcttggcagagtcaacagctgcgatttttttaaaggtttctcTACAAGACTCTGAAATTCAAATAAGCGATTATTCGAATCCCTTTCTTCTGCAATTTGAACACTCTTgtcaactggttgtttgcacagaCACCCCACAATACCCCTCCGTAcgtaaggtgggggtaaatctGAGTCATAGTATGCCGTAATCAGAACCTGAGTCGGGCAATACTTGTCTAAAGACCTCAAAACACCTGCCGGAAGATAATTTGGTGCAAACATGGTCAATATGGTCATTCCATATCAATCATTAATGGAAAGAGTAGCACACAGTGCAATTATGGTACTTTTATAATGTGCATAGGATATTGCAGGGCGGAACTTTCAGTGTTTTTTGGACAAACAGGCAAACTGCATTAAGCGAGTCTGTGGTACTCAAAGGATCAATTATTAAGCTAAAAGTTATAGGAAAAACAGTGTAAACATCTATTACACACTCAATTAACATAATTCTCCTCAAATTCTTACGCTGACGCTGACAGCTATACTTACAGATGAGATCGATCTTAGACTCTCTCAGTTTCTTGGCTATGTCCTCGGCCACGTCTTCTGGTGGATCATCCGCAGTCACAGAGAGGTTTGCCATCTTGTATGCCCGGCAATTGTCTCCATGTCCAATCCTCTGCTTGATATCGCTGTGCCGACGTTTGCTACCAACCCCAAATCTCCTATCATTGCTGCTGCCACAACACAATTCATCACTACCGTGTTGGATGTCAGTTTTTACTATATCTAACAGCATTATGAAATAGCCTACTACATGAATCCAGACACATCAAATCTTAGTTTAGAATGATTTCCTATATCTCATAATATAATAGAGATCAAAACCAGATAGCTGCAGTTTACGTTATCTTTTGCCCTTCTGTTTTTTACAAGACCTCTCTCTTCTAATTACACAAAGAATTATTAGCTATCCGAAGTAAAAACATCAATGTGTTGGAAAACTAATTCAGAGAATTCATTGTTTTCAGGAAAAGATTACAGTTCTGTccatttttaatgttcaaaattatgCTGTGAATAATGTTCAAAGATTACAGAGAATTTCTTTTAGCCTGAACTCTTTAAGTACACCACTTAATTAAAACACCAGAAACAACTTGAGAAGCAATAACTATTTTGTCTAAAACTCTTCAAGAGTACCATACAGAGAACATATGATAGTAAAAATGATTGGATTAATCCTTAATTGTTTTACGATGCTACCAcgattttttattgataatggtACTAAAATAGGCCTATAAAACAACTTTTAGTTCAATTTCAcaagtaatttttagaaaaatatctaGACAATAACTTCAGTTATAGCATTATAAGTGTTACAATCTTAACTTACCCGTACTTGCTGTTGATGTATTTGTTCTCTATCAAGGGACATTCAGAGACCGACATGTGGAAATCATTGTAATGACTGTAGTCAGTGTTGTCTACTACTTTGTAGTTGTACGATTCCACGCTCCTCTCACGATCTATAGCTTCTACGTCGCACTTAGTCAGCGTCTCTGTTAGGGCCTCCTCCTGTATAGCTACGCTCCAGACCTTGTACTTGTTGGGAACTTCTTTCCTACTCACTGGTAACTGACATTGGggttttactttttttggttttGAGCATTGGGCGTCACTGTCATCGTCAGAGTCATCCGAGTTGTCGTTGCTGCTCTCTTCACTACAGATTGTCTCGGGCTCTCTTGAAATGGCCCGACTCAACGAGAACGACACAGGAGCAGACGAAGTATCGCATTCCTCTACGATCTGAAAACAATCAATAAGATTACAACAACCTAAGTTACATGGATTAGAACAAATTTACTTATGATTGAATAAgttcaatgttttaatataaatatttgaggAAACTTAAATGTTTCTTGGGTGCACGTGTGGAGGaacaaacacaattttcaaaTCTGCCACCGAAAATAACCGCTAAGATGTTGTGACCTTTATGgtttatttggtactttgggattataccgaacACACCCAGACATggtgttatttgacattttgcttctactgattactagattagcgtagaacaatatttcgtcaatataaaacaggaattgtcttatcgcaaacccctccccatcctcagacagaggtcaaagtcgagcggtctaatagataacgtgattgcagagtctcgccgcccattcgctggtgcgtcgctttgttgtacttccgtgttttacctctacatttctccaaacacaaaaattcaacaaaaacaaacattaccaaactaaaactaaactctttattgaaaaaacactcaaaacttgtttttattcttcatcacattctgccacccaaaatgcgaatGCCTCCGGTCATCACCTTTGGTGCTGCCGAAGcctgcgctgatgtcaacgaaagaaaaacatccctcgagatagtacctatcagtaaaatatcaaattctagaggggctgatcagaaatataaattgaattgtaatggaaaggcaattatgtaccatgcaaatcatgtgatgccgcgcggcctgccgtaatcgggattctcgagaaagataagataacagcgacaacaataccgatcacaatacctggaaatgcttgtaagtttgtaattttgtaattaaagagttgttttttcgttctatcatgtttgtttctataaatttatatttttgtgttcttcatactggtgtggtcggtataatcccaaagtactgtttatttttgttccagCTGCTGACAGTGTAATTACAAacgataaatttatataattagttatgtAATGTTCCATCccttagattttattttatttagcgaACAGATTTTATTTGTAGGTTTATAGGTTAGGTTTCAACGACTGTTGTCCACCATTTTCTTATCACATTAAAGTAAGTGGTGGGAACTGGCTATGAAGTATGGTTAGGGGAAGTAAAGGTAACTCCTTGGTGGAATTCATTCCAGTTTCACATTGGTTGAAAATCCTCAATTTCGGAAGAGTTTTTTAGGCCGATTTTTCAAGGTGTTTTTATCAAGCTTATTTAAACCTCAAAACAATGTTCCAAATTTAACATGTTAAGTTTATAATGCTCTTGACTAACATTTGTAAGACTGCTACAAAATTGCCATACCCAAAAAAATTGCAATACCCATGGATAAGATTTCCCTAACTATACAGTTTATGTAAGTAGGCTATCTCTGTATCACAATTACTGTAGTTTTAATCAGTTAACATTGACTAAActatataaagtgtataaaattaaataaagtagaTCTCTGTGATCCGGGCCATCACCTGGCCCAGTCCAAGTGCattgaatagtaaaattatatgaattaggAATGGAATGATTAACACTGATTGGGCTTATTGCGATGTACCTAACATGTTGAATAAACATGAACCATACAACTGGATCAATCCATAACAAATGGACCAGCACTAGTTGCTTCACCATCTcggaaaaatatgatatttaataagTAGGTAAATTCCCATAGGTTTGGTAAGCCACAAAATTTTTAAGACAGTGAACAATAAACGTTTGTGCTTACCAGACTTACACTTTTTAGGAATCCActctttaaacatatatttttaaaggtcaAGCAGGTAACCAATTAACTTTTTGTGGATCAAAAATCGTATTAATTGACCAAACTGGTAACCAGATGTTCCTATGAGTTGTTCATTGCATGAacaatatttgcaaaataatctAGTGCAACATGTACAATGTACATCATTTACACTGTCTGTTACTATACAGAAAGTCTGTATTCCTGAAAGTAATAGTAAAAGAACCCACTATATAGTGCCATTGGGCGTTGCTACTTTAAGCTTTAGTTAAGAGCAGTGATGTCTAATTCTATTAATATGACTGACATGTAACaaatttaaccctagaactgttaatcgacataactTTGTCGGTCAATGCCGCTTCTGTAGTGTTacccgtcaaaattttgtcggtcaaacattccctcgtataattactttttacaatatactccggtaacgtatcgatataattcatgcaccattggattcgggaagaaaaatgctagggaacagatgagttttattcctctttgtattatggttatgacgtagcaagcttgttatttttgaacgtaaaagaaaacgcgacgccgtttgtttgaccgccatattgccgctgccgttctgtatcactttcgtgccgagctgtggatatttgtaagttttaatagtttttacacgtgttttagtgtcgtatttaatgtgtagtgtgttgtttgatgtcgtagtagtgtaaacatatatattttagaataaatcaatttctatttactgaaatatgtttgagaaattaccggctttgtgtaggctatggcaaaatgacttggctaaaattcatttcacatagttttgttattgtgttcacttactaaacgttatttatagcactcttttagctctgaagtaactatttatttttggtaaatagatagttttcacaataaaatatatatttcctgtaatttctttggttatatataataactgtttgggttattctatattttttaaatatatttagttatatttatagttttctaactacataatatttcctattacttataaaccataaatttataaattttgatatagtacaagctttaaacgattttatattttgtcgaatgaaaatttttcgcaaaatttttgaataatggcaaaatttaactttttttttacttttcaaaaaataatttatggtaattatttcattagtactgtatattctattttattctaagtaataaaatatgcaatataacatgtattcattgataaatgtattagcaaaacttgttttaccaaagtcttacgtgtacacccgattttcagaatttatacgcatctctgctttttgttctatagctttatgatgctttcataaatgtgtataatgtttatgtttttctgaaactagataaaatttgacacagaatgattatctcacttataaatatttctcactataacttcatttgctaggtatggtcccccccaaatttaagaaacatttttcgtaaattttatatttgattaaaaaaagtgtttattagaaaatcttttatggttaattttacaatatagtgcaattctacgtttaattctgaacacaaaaatatatactcttatttatattgcttttattttattttatatttttaataatttttttaaaaaaaccttgcgcgaagctccaaaacagcccgacactacaggatgaaatgaccgccagttctagggttaagatAGACTGTGGGTAAACTTAACTTTCGGATTAGCTGGTGCAACCTTTTTATCATACAGCCTGCCACTTGCAAAAAAAATTAAGGATCTGCTGAATCCTCTATTTTCAGACAATTTGACGATAAGGGGACCATACagtgaaaaaatattcaaaactcttaaataataacaaaacgaTAACACAAAAGCATTTAGAATAGAAAAGTTGTAAAACTAtgggtaaatcttaagctcagcgactaccgctccgagtccgatcgccgtaattttttgcattctaacacaggttaacgtaatttcaccgaaaaaaatagtcccgattatcgccgtagccgtttactccccccccaaaaaaaaatttttggaaaaaataaaattaaaaaaaacctgactgacagtgcatttattcgtttttttttggtgttattagttcgtagggcacgtaattattgattaaaaagcGCACACTCGCACAGTTtcagaaaaatttcaaaagtcaCACATATACCCagtcttaaattataaattatatagtataGTAACAACTATAAATGTTACATAAGGATTACGCAAAAAGTTTGACTACATCAAAAAATTGTGTGTGCTCACATTTTGGCCATTATCAATCAAACCCATTATCGTTGTTGGTTAGTACATAGAAACATTTCTCATTTTtaagttcataattttataaatgttaaagaaattatatatagaaagctttaaactgtatttattagcCTTAATCTTTAAAGTTTGAGTTTTGCTACTgcattaaaataaaccaaaatactGTAAGACGTGTAACTTTAGAAAGAGATAAATCATTGCAAGcctggttttaattatttatgtataatgtaaaacaatCTTAAACAATAATCCTCAATACTCATGTCAAGTTTAAACAATATGTCCTAGTTCTAAGTTCAACAAAGAacagtttattgaattaaaattgaataaaatcgtgtaatacattttacatataaggTTCCAATTTTCGATAATAATTTGAATGTTCTACATGTTTATAATTCATTATGGATATAATTGATTATGGAAAtcaattatatattcatttactaTTATGTTTTGAGTTCTTTCCTCAGAATTTCTGGTTCAAATGTATATCGTAACCATATAAGCCTGGCGAGTGAAAATCACAAGGGTGGAAAACGAGTCGAGAGGAAACAGTTATTACATTAACGTATTATGGCGGTAAAAATTCCACCTTATATGATCCGACACTTGACAGTTTAAATACTGACTACGACATATAAAACTTCAATTCATCTACTCCCTGTAAAGTGGCAGTTACACCAGTGTTATACCCTCATAATGCTCCTTCTTTGTTGGATATTAACTCTCTAACGTATAAAgagaattttaaactttaacatgtTTAGTAGCACAGAGGTGTACTCCAGTTCGTTGAAGTGCAAGTTTTGCGTACTAATTAATGTTGTCACATTGACTGGAAAATGTTGCTATGCATGGACAGGTCAGAGGGAGGTTAATAAAGTTGAATATTGTTTCAAGCTCTGTACAAACTTTACTCAACTTAATGGCTGGATCTTCACAagatctatttttatattttcgccACATCGTATGGAGCGGTATACTACCAGTTCTGggctttaaatatttcatataaatactcTGTTATACAATACTGTACTATTatattgttggctgagcgtcagcctATTACTCAAGAGGCTGGAACaactttatttctgtctgtctgccttcTACTAAAGAGGCATGACTGAttttaatgtccaaaatccttCTTCATGAATATCGACAGGAGGTGGTTCCTACCCCAaaccttatccatccagaatGTATCTTTCCGGAGGATGCGCGAAGGTCCTTTAAGGGCCAAGTGcaaatttctcagcttcttgtcctgaGAGAAAAGAAGTGATGCAGTTGATGCGATTGtagtatttaaatacattgttaaattgatgttggatttaataattttctgccATTGCTCAGTATGAAAGACATAAGTGTATTTGAAGACTAGAAATTTACGTCGGgcataatgattttattttattataaagatattagCCGTTATCCTCGGCTTCGCATACATAACTATTTCGTAATCCTAGAAACTGTCTAGTActaacaacacacacacacacacacgtatatataaatattaagatcagcgactaccgctccgatcgccgtaaggtttttcgtactaacacaggttaacgtaatttcaccgaaaaaaaatagtcccgattatcgctaacatataaaaaccagtttaaCGGCAGTACAattgttggcaatacaaaacacataaataacaagatttttcgactatcaaactaaaaacaatggccgaccatgaacgttttgatgaattgacagtagccacgtgacaaacaggaaggtttccgattggccggacggggtcacgtgacctataggacggcttcgaattgaccgccagacgtacacaaacaaacccacatggacaaggaataattagtgaagttattgacatggcttgcgatggttcttgtcacacgctaaaatgacctagcttgcctattcaaaattcagatcacgcgatgcttgcccgctgcgcagcgctttgcgctgcttgctctttagaaaaaaaattggtactttgggattataccgacccacacccagacatgaatcgttatttcacatttcgtttctactgattactagattagcgtagaacaatatttcgtcaatataaaacaggaattgtcttatcgcaaacccctccccatcctcagacagaggtcaaagtcgagcgtctagtagataacgtgattgcagagtctcgccgcccgttcagctggtgcatcgctttgttgtacttccgtgttttacctctacatttctccaaacacaaaaattcaacaaaaacaaacatttaccaaactaaactttttattaaaaaaacactcaaaactgttttttattcttgatcacattccgccacccaaaatgcgagtgcctccggccatcagcgcgggcttcggcagcaccttcaggtgctgccccgcgctgatgtcgacaaaagaaaaaacatccctcgagatagtacctatcagta from Homalodisca vitripennis isolate AUS2020 chromosome 2, UT_GWSS_2.1, whole genome shotgun sequence encodes the following:
- the LOC124355317 gene encoding phosphorylated adapter RNA export protein-like isoform X1, which translates into the protein MEEDTDVLEDGEIVEECDTSSAPVSFSLSRAISREPETICSEESSNDNSDDSDDDSDAQCSKPKKVKPQCQLPVSRKEVPNKYKVWSVAIQEEALTETLTKCDVEAIDRERSVESYNYKVVDNTDYSHYNDFHMSVSECPLIENKYINSKYGSNDRRFGVGSKRRHSDIKQRIGHGDNCRAYKMANLSVTADDPPEDVAEDIAKKLRESKIDLILNVVLVLGKEKAIALYNETKDVEDNGGMLLMNGERRRTAGGVYFLLLKRDNTISSDATKEIFNDKFCNRKKKKAHRKKKSKKYDEIKETLIREKLLGLNTAAYPPESDTKQSGGLLDAESNNLEEGEVELTVTNPPPSPATDQDTPPSRTLVYSEDETEHVDTGTSICAESIGRKVVSYEDDDDGDFLDLDVDEMDVF
- the LOC124355317 gene encoding phosphorylated adapter RNA export protein-like isoform X2, with amino-acid sequence MEEDTDVLEDGEIVEECDTSSAPVSFSLSRAISREPETICSEESSNDNSDDSDDDSDAQCSKPKKVKPQCQLPVSRKEVPNKYKVWSVAIQEEALTETLTKCDVEAIDRERSVESYNYKVVDNTDYSHYNDFHMSVSECPLIENKYINSKYGNDRRFGVGSKRRHSDIKQRIGHGDNCRAYKMANLSVTADDPPEDVAEDIAKKLRESKIDLILNVVLVLGKEKAIALYNETKDVEDNGGMLLMNGERRRTAGGVYFLLLKRDNTISSDATKEIFNDKFCNRKKKKAHRKKKSKKYDEIKETLIREKLLGLNTAAYPPESDTKQSGGLLDAESNNLEEGEVELTVTNPPPSPATDQDTPPSRTLVYSEDETEHVDTGTSICAESIGRKVVSYEDDDDGDFLDLDVDEMDVF